The Erythrobacter sp. HL-111 DNA segment GAAGATGCATGGCGAACAGCTCCACGCGCAGGTCGTCAACGACACGATCCGCGATTCGGTCGACCAGCTCCTCCGCACCGAAGACCTGCGCCCAGCGATGCAGCCGGCGATCGCGCTCGGCGAAGGGTATGACGAGGGCAAAGACGCCGAAATCACGGTCGAGCTCGAAGTCCTGCCCGAGATCGAGGCGCCCAGCATCGACGGGCTCAAGCTCGAAAAGCTGGTCGTGCCCGTGACCGACGAACAGGTGATGGAAGCGATCGAGGGGATCGCGGGCCAGAACAAGAGCTACAAGGACGCGGCCAAGACCAGGAAGGCGGCCGAGGGCGACCAGATCGTGATCGATTTCGTCGGCAAGCTCGACGGCGAACCCTTCGAGGGCGGCGCGGCCGAGGATGCCCCGCTGGTGCTCGGCTCGGGCACGTTCATCCCCGGCTTCGAGGAGCAGCTCGTCGGCGTGAAGACGGGCGAGGAAAGGACGATCACCGTCACCTTCCCCGAGGAATACCAGGCCGAACACCTCGCCGGGAAGGAAGCGACCTTCGACGTCACCGTGAAGGCGGTGAAGGTCGAGAGCGAGACCAAGGTCGACGACGAGTTCGCCAGGAACCTCGGCCTCGACGACCTCGACATGCTGAAGGAGATCATGCGCGGCCAGCTCGAGCAGCAGACCGCCGGGCTCACCCGCACCCAGATGAAGCGCGCCCTGCTCGACCAGCTTGCCGCCAACCACGATTTCCCCGTGCCACAGGGCATGGTCGAGGCCGAGTTCGAGCAGATCTGGACCCAGCTCCAGCAGGAAGCGGCGAAGGAGGAGGATCCCGAGGCCGCCCTGAAGCAGATCGAGGACGAGAAGGACGATTATCGGGCGATCGCCGAACGCCGCGTGCGCCTGGGCCTGCTGCTGTCCGAGATCGGCCAGGCCAACGGCGTCGAGATCACCAGCCAGGAAATGTCGATGCTGATCCAGCAGGCGGCATCGCAGTACCGGCAGGTGGACCGCGAGCGTTTCGTCCAGTACATCCAGTCCGAACCGATGGCGGCCGCCCAGCTGCGCGCGCCGCTCTATGAGGACAAGGTGGTCGACTTCCTGTTCGACAAGGCCGAGGTGACCGAGCGCGAGGTGACGCAGGAGGAACTCCAGGCCGCGATCGAGGCTGACGAGAACGTCGAGGCCGAGAAGGAAAAGGTCAAGGCCGAGCCGGCGAAGAAGAAGGCGCCCGCGAAGAAGGCGGCTGCCAAGAAGACCGGCGCGAAGAAGAAGCCCGCGGACGAGGGCGGGGCGGAAGCCGAAGCCGGGGAAGCGCCCGCGAAGAAGGCCGCGGCCAAGGAAGAGGGCGACAAGCCCGTCGCCAAGAAGGCCGCGCCGAAGAAGACCGCCGCCACGAAGAAGCCCGCCGCCAAGAAAGCGCCTGCGAAAAAGGCCGCCGACCGCCAGTAAGGCGCTTTTCTTACCGCCCTCCCGCCCTTCCCTCGGTGAGGGGCGGGGGGTCGGCGTCGATCGGCCCGGGGCCCGCTCCCGACCCCCCTCCCTCAATGGAAGGGGTTTAATCCGCCTTCCACCGCTTGAAAGAAGGCTCCGGCAGCACCGCCGTGCGCGCCCTTTCATAGGCCGCGCCGGCCTTCAGCACCGCGTGGTCGGTCCAGCGCGCGCCCATGATGCTGAGGCCCACCGGCAGCCGTTCGACCGCTCCCATCGGCACGGTGAGGTGCGGATAGCCCGCGATGGCCGCGAGATAGCCCGCGCCGATGCGCCCCGCGAAACTGTCCCCGTTGACGAGATCGGTGGTCCAGGCCGGGCCGGTGGTCGGCGCGACGAGGAAGCGCACGTCATGCTCGGCCAGCAGGCGGTCGATCCCCTCCTCGCGCGTCATGCGGCGGATCTTTTCGAGGTGGCCTTCGTATTGAGCGCGGTCGGTCGTCTCTAGCGCCCGCTCGAACAGGTCCTGCCCGAACCAGCGCAATTCGCGCTCCCGCTCGGCGCGGTTGAAGGCGACGACATCGGCCAGGCTGCGCGGACCGCGCTCGCCGGGAAGGCCGGCAAGATAGGCATCCATCCCCTCGCGCAGTTCGTGGAGCAGGACCGGCAGCGTGCTCGCCCAGAAATCGTCCGGCGTCTCGTAATCCACCTCGACCAGCACCGCGCCCGCGCGCTCCAGGTCGGCGAGCGCGGCATCGAACAGCGCACGCACATCGGCGCGCTCGCCCGCCTGCCGGCGCAGCACGCCGATGCGCACGCCTTCGAGCGAGGCTTCGTCCAGCCCCTCGGCATAGTCGGCGACCCGCTCCGCGCCCAGCGTCGCGGGGTCCGCCGGATCCTCGCCCGCGATCGCCGACAGCAGCAGCGCGGCGTCGTGAACGGTGCGCGTCATCGGCCCGGCGGTGTCCTGCGATACCGAGATCGGCACGATGTGCGTGCGGCTGACGATCCCCACGCTCGGCTTGAAGCCGACGATCCCGTTGACCGAGGCCGGGCAGGTGATCGAACCATTGGTCTCGGTCCCGATGGCGCCCCAGGCCATGCCCGCCGCCACGGCCGCCCCGCTGCCCGAGGAGGAGCCGCAGGCATTGCGGTCGATCGCGTGCGGATTGCGCGTGAGCCCGCCCACCGCGCTCCACCCGCTGGTCGAATCGTTCGAGCGGATGTTGGCCCATTCCGAGAGGTTCGTCTTGCCGAGCACCACCCCGCCATTGCGCCGCAGCCGCGCGATGAGCGGCGCGTCGCGGCGGGTGAAGTTCTCCGCGAGCGCGAGGCTGCCCGCGGTGGTGGGCCATTCCTCGGTTTCGATATTGTCCTTCACCAGCACGCTGCGGCCCTTGAGGATGCCGACGCCGACCTGCTCGCGCGCCGCGAAGCCCGCCGTGTGCGAATGGGCGATGACCGCGTGGATGCCCCCGGTCCCGTCGTCGTACTGCTCGATCCGCTCGACCCGCGCGCCGATGTCCGCGAGCGCGTCGAAATCGGCAGGCGCGGGACCGCGCCCGGCGGTGGCGGCGGGTGCGGCGAGAAGCGCGCAGAGCGCGGCGATGGCGAGGGTTGTCCGGGAGCGCATGACCCATTGATTGCCGGGAACGGCCGGGCGGGCAAGACCATTTCGGTGGCATCGTCGCAGGCGGCCCGGTAAAGCCCCTTGAAATTGCCCCCCGCCCTCCGACATAGCGGGGCCAGAACCAAGGGAAGGATTTCACGACCATGATCGATCTGTTCGGCGACACGGGCGAAGGCTTCGGCACTCAGGGCCGGTTCACGCACGACCCGCTGACGGGGGCGCTGGTGCCCACCGTGGTCGAACAGTCGAGCCGGGGCGAACGCGCCTTCGACATCTTCAGCCGCCTGCTGCGCGAACGCATCGTCTTCGTGACCGGCCAGGTCGAGGACACGATGGCCTCGCTGATCGTCGCCCAGCTGCTGTTCCTCGAAAGCGAGAATCCCTCGAAGCCGATCAGCATGTACATCAATTCGCCCGGCGGCGTGGTGACTGCCGGCATGGCGATCCACGACACGATGCAGTACATCAAGCCGCGCGTCTCGACGGTCTGCATCGGCCAGGCGGCGAGCATGGGGAGCTTCCTCCTCGCCGCGGGCGAGCCGGGGATGCGCGTCGCGCTGCCCAATGCGCGGATCATGG contains these protein-coding regions:
- the tig gene encoding trigger factor, with translation MQTKQTTSEGLKRGYVITIPAADIAARIDAEIRKIAPQVRMHGFRPGKVPANLVKKMHGEQLHAQVVNDTIRDSVDQLLRTEDLRPAMQPAIALGEGYDEGKDAEITVELEVLPEIEAPSIDGLKLEKLVVPVTDEQVMEAIEGIAGQNKSYKDAAKTRKAAEGDQIVIDFVGKLDGEPFEGGAAEDAPLVLGSGTFIPGFEEQLVGVKTGEERTITVTFPEEYQAEHLAGKEATFDVTVKAVKVESETKVDDEFARNLGLDDLDMLKEIMRGQLEQQTAGLTRTQMKRALLDQLAANHDFPVPQGMVEAEFEQIWTQLQQEAAKEEDPEAALKQIEDEKDDYRAIAERRVRLGLLLSEIGQANGVEITSQEMSMLIQQAASQYRQVDRERFVQYIQSEPMAAAQLRAPLYEDKVVDFLFDKAEVTEREVTQEELQAAIEADENVEAEKEKVKAEPAKKKAPAKKAAAKKTGAKKKPADEGGAEAEAGEAPAKKAAAKEEGDKPVAKKAAPKKTAATKKPAAKKAPAKKAADRQ
- a CDS encoding amidase, producing MRSRTTLAIAALCALLAAPAATAGRGPAPADFDALADIGARVERIEQYDDGTGGIHAVIAHSHTAGFAAREQVGVGILKGRSVLVKDNIETEEWPTTAGSLALAENFTRRDAPLIARLRRNGGVVLGKTNLSEWANIRSNDSTSGWSAVGGLTRNPHAIDRNACGSSSGSGAAVAAGMAWGAIGTETNGSITCPASVNGIVGFKPSVGIVSRTHIVPISVSQDTAGPMTRTVHDAALLLSAIAGEDPADPATLGAERVADYAEGLDEASLEGVRIGVLRRQAGERADVRALFDAALADLERAGAVLVEVDYETPDDFWASTLPVLLHELREGMDAYLAGLPGERGPRSLADVVAFNRAERERELRWFGQDLFERALETTDRAQYEGHLEKIRRMTREEGIDRLLAEHDVRFLVAPTTGPAWTTDLVNGDSFAGRIGAGYLAAIAGYPHLTVPMGAVERLPVGLSIMGARWTDHAVLKAGAAYERARTAVLPEPSFKRWKAD
- a CDS encoding ATP-dependent Clp protease proteolytic subunit, which produces MIDLFGDTGEGFGTQGRFTHDPLTGALVPTVVEQSSRGERAFDIFSRLLRERIVFVTGQVEDTMASLIVAQLLFLESENPSKPISMYINSPGGVVTAGMAIHDTMQYIKPRVSTVCIGQAASMGSFLLAAGEPGMRVALPNARIMVHQPSGGARGMASDIEIQAREILRIRQRMNDLYVKYTGQSLTDIERALDRDTFLDAGEAKAFGIVDKVFETRPESGAEDETEKGSGGAPE